One genomic region from Acidaminococcales bacterium encodes:
- a CDS encoding FAD-dependent oxidoreductase — translation MKLVILGGGLAGISLAYFLQDKPNITSIDILEKEDEPGGLCRSFWHDGLRVDIGPHIFFSKDKETLDFMLDLLGDNKHELRRSNRIIHRGRFVQYPFENDLSKLPDDDRVKCVDGFIHNPYRDYAADNMLQFFLKTFGEGITNLYLRPYNEKIWKFDPAFMDTQMVERIPRPPDEDILRSAAGETVDGYTHQLYFAYPKTGGMAAFIDSFARKLSGKVSLHTNREVTAVMKTVSGWQVNAGERQFTCDSLASCIPVNVLTRLYKGIDEKTAERSRQLRYNNIIIAAATVGIDRAGDNFAFMIADKDVIFHRLSKLDFLGENYHQPGTATYMMEYTYRGGDPIAALPDVKLREAFTDGLKKIGFLQNEEEIISFTLKRFQYAYVIYDLRHRANMAAIREYFKEQGVVLNGRFGNFEYWNMDAVVAGSRKCAERI, via the coding sequence ATGAAGCTGGTCATATTGGGCGGAGGCCTTGCCGGAATTTCTCTGGCGTACTTTCTGCAAGATAAGCCGAACATCACGTCAATTGATATACTGGAAAAAGAGGATGAGCCGGGCGGGCTATGCCGCAGCTTTTGGCACGATGGGCTTCGCGTGGATATTGGCCCTCATATTTTCTTCTCTAAGGACAAGGAAACACTTGATTTTATGCTTGATTTGCTAGGTGATAACAAGCATGAACTGCGTCGTTCCAACCGCATCATACACCGAGGGCGCTTTGTGCAGTACCCGTTTGAGAACGACCTGTCGAAATTGCCGGACGATGACCGCGTGAAATGCGTTGACGGCTTCATCCATAATCCATATCGTGACTACGCGGCGGATAATATGCTGCAATTTTTTCTGAAAACTTTTGGCGAAGGGATTACTAACCTGTATCTTCGCCCATATAACGAAAAAATATGGAAATTTGACCCGGCTTTCATGGACACGCAGATGGTCGAACGCATTCCACGCCCGCCCGACGAAGATATCCTGCGAAGCGCGGCAGGCGAAACGGTGGACGGATATACGCACCAGCTCTATTTTGCCTATCCGAAAACAGGCGGCATGGCCGCGTTCATCGATTCGTTCGCGCGGAAGTTGAGCGGCAAGGTAAGCCTCCACACAAACCGCGAAGTCACGGCGGTTATGAAGACAGTTTCAGGTTGGCAAGTGAACGCGGGCGAGAGACAATTTACCTGCGATTCGCTGGCGTCCTGCATACCTGTAAATGTTCTGACGCGATTGTACAAAGGGATAGATGAGAAAACAGCGGAACGCTCGCGACAGCTTCGTTATAACAACATTATAATTGCCGCAGCGACTGTTGGCATAGATAGGGCAGGCGATAATTTTGCCTTTATGATTGCCGATAAAGACGTGATTTTCCACCGTTTGAGCAAGCTTGATTTTCTAGGCGAAAATTATCACCAGCCTGGAACAGCCACATATATGATGGAGTATACTTATCGCGGCGGCGACCCGATCGCGGCGTTGCCCGACGTAAAGCTCCGCGAAGCTTTCACTGACGGCCTGAAAAAAATTGGGTTCCTCCAAAACGAGGAAGAAATTATATCTTTTACGCTGAAACGGTTCCAGTACGCTTATGTGATTTATGACTTGAGGCATAGAGCGAATATGGCCGCGATTAGAGAGTATTTCAAAGAACAAGGCGTAGTCTTGAATGGTCGTTTTGGGAATTTTGAGTATTGGAATATGGATGCCGTGGTTGCCGGAAGCAGGAAATGTGCCGAGAGGATATAA
- a CDS encoding HAD-IIIA family hydrolase, whose product MSFVKAAVLAGGKGTRIGQLFPDLPKPMMPVCGKPLLQWQVESLVTQGIRDITLIIGYKANVIRNHFGDGKRFGARIGCIFEKEPLGTGGALTLLPREDTLILFGDVYCDVDYSRFFAFHKEHGAEITLFAHPNSHPHDSDIVVTDGENRVVAWKSKKYRQRGEQRNLVNSGLYVFSGGSLPSGEAAKRDLEHDLIIPNLTSGKVYAYRSTEYVKDMGTPERLSAVERDIESGITAAKCLKNKQRAVFIDRDGTLNEENGFITSPEQLRLIPGAAEAVRMLNRSPYLAICVTNQAVIARGDVSFEGLEAIHARLDVLLGQEGAYLDDLLFCPHHPDKGYAGEVPKYKIDCDCRKPKPGMLLEAARRYNIDLSRSYMIGDSTADIAAGQASGCKTIGVRTGMALTDGKNDVEPDLMCENLSDAVGQILMGKTI is encoded by the coding sequence ATGAGCTTTGTGAAGGCAGCCGTCCTCGCCGGGGGCAAAGGCACTCGCATCGGGCAATTATTTCCGGATTTGCCGAAGCCGATGATGCCGGTGTGCGGAAAACCGTTGCTGCAGTGGCAAGTGGAGTCGCTGGTAACACAGGGTATCCGCGATATTACGCTGATTATTGGTTATAAAGCCAATGTTATTCGCAATCACTTCGGCGACGGCAAAAGGTTTGGCGCGCGGATCGGCTGCATCTTCGAGAAAGAACCGCTGGGAACCGGCGGGGCGTTGACGCTGTTGCCGCGTGAGGATACGCTGATACTGTTCGGAGACGTGTATTGCGATGTGGATTATTCAAGGTTTTTCGCGTTCCACAAAGAACACGGCGCTGAAATAACGCTGTTCGCTCACCCGAACAGCCACCCGCACGACAGCGATATTGTCGTGACAGACGGCGAAAACAGGGTTGTCGCATGGAAGTCCAAAAAATACAGACAGCGCGGCGAACAGCGGAACTTGGTCAACTCCGGCCTGTATGTTTTCAGCGGCGGCAGTCTGCCATCAGGCGAGGCGGCCAAACGCGACTTGGAGCACGATTTGATTATCCCGAATCTTACAAGCGGCAAGGTGTACGCTTACCGATCAACCGAGTACGTCAAGGATATGGGCACGCCCGAACGTCTTAGCGCCGTGGAGCGCGACATCGAGAGCGGAATCACTGCGGCAAAGTGCCTAAAAAACAAGCAACGGGCGGTGTTTATAGACCGCGACGGAACGCTAAACGAGGAAAATGGTTTTATTACCTCGCCGGAGCAATTGCGTCTCATACCCGGCGCGGCGGAAGCAGTCCGAATGCTGAATAGGTCGCCGTATCTCGCGATTTGCGTGACGAATCAGGCTGTAATCGCGCGAGGCGATGTTAGCTTTGAGGGCTTGGAAGCGATTCACGCAAGATTGGATGTTTTGCTTGGACAAGAGGGAGCGTACTTGGACGATTTGCTCTTCTGCCCGCATCACCCGGATAAAGGCTACGCGGGCGAGGTGCCTAAGTACAAAATCGACTGCGACTGCCGCAAACCGAAACCGGGTATGCTGCTTGAAGCGGCAAGACGATACAACATAGACCTGTCTCGCTCATATATGATTGGCGACAGCACTGCCGATATCGCGGCAGGTCAAGCGTCTGGCTGCAAGACAATAGGAGTGAGAACCGGAATGGCACTGACGGACGGGAAAAATGATGTTGAACCGGATCTGATGTGCGAAAATCTATCGGATGCCGTAGGACAAATACTAATGGGAAAAACGATATGA